A segment of the Deinococcus radiopugnans ATCC 19172 genome:
TGCTGGTGGGGCAGGTGGGCTGGGTGCTGGTGGGCCTGTTCGGGATCTACTACATCAGCCTGCGGGTGCCGACGAAACGCTGATCACCCCTCGCACCGCGACACGCCATCAAAACCCCCCTCCTGCGACAGAGGGGGTCTTTGATGGCGTGCGGTTTTCCGACTAGCGTGCCCGCAGCACCTGCGTGACCCAGGTGTCCACCAGCCGCTGCGGATTGGCGGTCAGGCCGGGTTTGACGGCGGACAGCTGCGGCTGGGTGGCGAACTTGAACACCGGATCGAGTGGGGTGCCGCCCACCGCCGGGTAGATCCACATGCGGGTGGGGATGTCGGCCTGCACGCCCGCGCCCAGCATGAAATCCACGAATTTGCGGGCCAGGGCCGGCTGCCTGGCCCCCTTCAGGATGCCCACCCCCTCCAGTTGCAGCCAGGTGCTGCCGGGCAGGAACAGGTTGGCGGTGGGGGCCTGGGCGGGCAGTTTCTTGGCGTCGTAGTTGTCGGCGTAGAACACCTCGGCGGCGGGGCTGCTGGCGTACGACAGCACGATGGGGTACTTGCCGCCGTTGCGCGTGAACTCCTTGTTGTAGGCGTCGCTCCAGCCGCGCGTGACCTTCAGGCCGTTCAGGCGGGCCTCCCGCCACCACTGCCACGCGCCCGCCTCACCGTAGTGGTTGACCGTCGCCAGCAGAAAGGCCAGGCCGGGGCTGCTGGTGGCCGGGCTGGACACCACGGTCAACTTGGCGTAGGGCGGGGTCTTCAGATCATCCAGCGATTTCGGCAGGGCCAGCCCCGCCTTCTGGAAATACGCGCGGTCATAGTTGAGGGCCACGAAGCCGTAATCCACGGTGTTCAGCAATCCCGCGTCGTCCAGGCGGTAGGCCGGGGCCACCCTGGAGAGCGCGGGCGACTTGTAGGCCTGCAACAGATCGGCGCTGCGGGCGCGGCTGATCAGGCTGTTGTCCAGGCCGTACACCACGTCGGCCAGCGGGGCGCGGCGGGTCAGGATCAGTCGGTTGAGGAGTTCCCCGGCGTCGCCGCCCTTCACGAAG
Coding sequences within it:
- a CDS encoding thiamine ABC transporter substrate-binding protein, producing MRIQGILTAAFLLTGVASAQTTLTVITHDSFDVDKKLVASFEAAHNARVRFVKGGDAGELLNRLILTRRAPLADVVYGLDNSLISRARSADLLQAYKSPALSRVAPAYRLDDAGLLNTVDYGFVALNYDRAYFQKAGLALPKSLDDLKTPPYAKLTVVSSPATSSPGLAFLLATVNHYGEAGAWQWWREARLNGLKVTRGWSDAYNKEFTRNGGKYPIVLSYASSPAAEVFYADNYDAKKLPAQAPTANLFLPGSTWLQLEGVGILKGARQPALARKFVDFMLGAGVQADIPTRMWIYPAVGGTPLDPVFKFATQPQLSAVKPGLTANPQRLVDTWVTQVLRAR